A genomic window from Gossypium hirsutum isolate 1008001.06 chromosome D12, Gossypium_hirsutum_v2.1, whole genome shotgun sequence includes:
- the LOC121224419 gene encoding protein YLS7, which translates to MTLASPKGNGKMVAFPRGLTSIAASVVILAMFLIFASWLLVSFPIGSAIRGYFYGVDGKIVLPASKNVDYSYSNSSSGSNLELPTMSSNSSVVVNNEKAEVSIRSVEKDSMASESNVEPSSSGKDSVDLKNNATLEKPTELPKLSSRATEKKADMSGFPSSNTSESNSVDSGCDLYNGKWFYDPQGPSYTNNSCPVITQMQNCQGNGRPDKEYENWRWKPSKCDLPRFDAKKLLELMRGKTLAFIGDSVARNQMESMLCLLWQVEVPQNRGNKRMQRWHFVSTSVMIVRLWSSWLVRETTEKIDFAPEGVTKLHLDAPDDKLMEFIPKFDVIVISSGHWFAKQSVYVLNNEIVGGQLWWPNGSPPMKVNNVDAFGISVGTILSAILTHPNYTGLTIVRSFSPDHYEGGAWNTGGSCTGKEKPLAIGELVENGFTNIMHEKQVSGFEHAVKKATNKSKLRLMDITEVFSYRHDGHPGPYRNPDPNKITKRGPDGKPPPQDCLHWCMPGPIDTWNELVLEIIRREFEGNRNLSS; encoded by the exons ATGACATTGGCTTCCCCAAAAGGCAATGGTAAAATGGTTGCTTTCCCTCGGGGCCTTACTTCCATTGCAGCCTCAGTTGTGATACTAGCAATGTTCTTGATTTTTGCTTCTTGGCTTCTAGTTTCGTTTCCGATCGGTTCAGCTATTAGAGGATATTTTTACGGTGTTGATGGGAAAATAGTTTTGCCTGCATCGAAGAATGTAGATTACAGCTATAGCAATTCGTCGTCCGGGTCGAATTTAGAACTGCCCACGATGAGTTCAAATAGTTCTGTTGTTGTTAATAATGAAAAAGCAGAAGTTTCCATTAGATCTGTTGAAAAGGATTCGATGGCATCTGAGTCTAATGTAGAACCGTCTTCTAGTGGCAAAGATTCAGTTGACTTGAAGAATAATGCGACTCTGGAGAAACCTACAGAGCTTCCAAAACTGTCGTCTAGAGCAACAGAAAAGAAGGCAGACATGTCCGGTTTTCCGTCTAGCAATACATCTGAGAGCAATTCTGTTGATTCAG GCTGTGACCTATACAACGGAAAGTGGTTCTATGATCCACAGGGACCATCATACACCAACAATTCTTGCCCTGTCATAACACAGATGCAGAATTGCCAGGGTAATGGGAGGCCCGACAAGGAATACGAGAATTGGCGTTGGAAACCCTCTAAATGTGACCTCCCCAGATTTGATGCCAAGAAGCTTCTCGAGTTGATGAGAGGAAAGACACTTGCTTTCATTGGTGATTCTGTCGCTCGAAATCAGATGGAATCGATGCTGTGTCTTCTCTGGCAG GTTGAAGTTCCACAAAATCGAGGAAACAAAAGAATGCAACGATGGCATTTCGTGTCAACATCTGTAATGATAGTCCGGTTATGGTCTTCTTGGCTTGTTCGTGAAACCACTGAAAAAATCGACTTTGCTCCCGAGGGTGTTACCAAGCTTCATCTTGATGCTCCTGATGATAAATTAATGGAGTTCATCCCAAAATTTGATGTGATTGTTATTTCTTCCGGCCACTGGTTTGCCAAACAATCTGTCTATGTCTTGAACAACGAGATTGTGGGAGGACAATTATGGTGGCCAAATGGATCTCCTCCCATGAAAGTCAACAATGTCGACGCATTTGGAATATCTGTAGGGACAATTCTCTCCGCAATTCTTACACACCCTAATTACACCGGTCTGACTATCGTACGTTCCTTTTCTCCTGATCATTACGAGGGCGGGGCTTGGAATACGGGTGGATCATGTACTGGAAAGGAAAAACCTTTAGCCATCGGTGAGTTAGTGGAGAACGGTTTTACAAATATCATGCATGAGAAACAGGTCTCGGGTTTTGAACATGCTGTTAAGAAGGCAACAAATAAGTCCAAGCTACGGTTGATGGACATTACCGAAGTCTTTTCGTATCGCCATGATGGCCATCCAGGCCCGTATAGGAATCCGGATCCAAATAAAATCACGAAACGTGGTCCAGACGGAAAGCCGCCTCCTCAAGATTGCTTGCACTGGTGCATGCCAGGTCCTATTGATACCTGGAATGAGCTCGTGCTCGAAATTATCAGAAGAGAGTTCGAGGGCAACCGAAACTTGTCGTCATAA
- the LOC107931060 gene encoding AT-hook motif nuclear-localized protein 6, with amino-acid sequence MEDKEGPTLGVTVKGDECLDGFHVASYVGPTAPSIVAPPPSMVVPPGHGNGSEMMKKKRGRPRKYAPDGSLAITLSPMPISASIPMNGDFPGWNQGRAQPVDTFIKKSLNYELETNPGDKIAYFVGTNFTPHVITVNAGEDVSMKVMFFSQQGAHAICVLSANGTISNVTLRQPTSSGGTLTYEGHFEILSLSGSYMPTNNGGTKSRSGGMSISLAGPDGRVLGGGLAGLLVAAGPVQVVVGSFLPSHKQEQKHKKQRIEPTVTIISPTATHSMPADINVSYGGIKPIFTYSFHGDNSGSLNPIQSYRNSSIDNNSPSAENESNSRSLSQCQVSS; translated from the exons ATGGAGGACAAAGAGGGACCTACGCTCGGTGTCACAGTGAAAGGAGATGAATGTCTAGATGGCTTCCACGTGGCCTCATATGTGGGGCCTACAGCTCCGAGCATCGTTGCACCTCCGCCTAGCATGGTAGTGCCGCCGGGACATGGCAACGGTTCAGagatgatgaagaagaaaagaggaagacCGAGAAAGTACGCACCGGATGGATCTTTGGCCATAACATTGTCGCCGATGCCGATATCGGCGTCGATTCCAATGAACGGAGACTTTCCCGGTTGGAATCAGGGAAGAGCCCAACCAGTTGACACGTTCATCAAAAAGTCACTTAACTATGAGCTCGAGACCAACCCAG GTGACAAAATCGCATATTTTGTCGGGACAAATTTCACACCTCATGTGATCACTGTGAATGCTGGTGAG GACGTTTCAATGAAGGTGATGTTTTTTTCTCAGCAAGGAGCTCATGCTATCTGCGTCCTCTCGGCGAATGGAACTATTTCAAATGTTACCCTTCGTCAGCCTACTTCATCCGGTGGTACTCTGACGTATGAG GGACATTTCGAGATCCTTTCATTGTCTGGGTCATATATGCCTACTAACAATGGCGGAACGAAGAGTAGGTCAGGTGGGATGAGTATTTCTTTGGCAGGTCCAGATGGTCGTGTTCTAGGAGGGGGACTTGCTGGTCTGTTGGTAGCTGCCGGTCCTGTGCAG GTTGTTGTCGGCAGTTTCCTACCGAGTCACAAGCAGGAGCAGAAGCACAAGAAACAGAGAATTGAACCCACGGTGACTATCATCAGTCCTACGGCTACACATTCCATGCCTGCAGACATTAATGTGTCCTATGGTGGAATCAAGCCAATTTTCACCTATTCATTCCATGGAGACAATTCAGGTTCTTTAAACCCTATCCAGAGCTATAGAAATTCTAGTATTGACAATAACTCGCCTTCAGCTGAAAACGAATCAAACAGCCGTAGTCTATCACAGTGTCAAGTTTCGAGCTGA